The proteins below come from a single Burkholderia sp. FERM BP-3421 genomic window:
- a CDS encoding tetratricopeptide repeat protein, whose protein sequence is MRNVEFVTIGSPAGSPLRRLLRARLAPPGMLALAAVLAAGVAAAGWTARAPAPASRAQIEEWQAMVAQASEPRALQKLRELARHGSGDAQAALGVALLGAREPGLRDEGFGWLETAAHGGARDGKAPASARAAQLALGKALLLGSGVARDYPRALALLRPVAAAGDPAAGYYLGLMYRSGYGTPADPAAAARWFEQAARQGIPAAQFMLANAYRDGSGVPRDEARALELYRHAADHELPEAVQTLAMAYRNGELGLARDEAEYHAQWIETAHALKHPVSAP, encoded by the coding sequence ATGCGCAACGTTGAATTCGTGACGATCGGCTCGCCGGCGGGCAGCCCGCTGCGGCGCCTGCTGCGCGCGCGGCTCGCGCCGCCCGGCATGCTCGCGCTCGCGGCGGTGCTCGCCGCCGGCGTGGCGGCGGCCGGCTGGACGGCTCGCGCGCCCGCGCCTGCCAGCCGCGCGCAGATCGAGGAATGGCAGGCGATGGTCGCCCAGGCGAGCGAGCCGCGCGCGCTGCAGAAGCTGCGCGAGCTGGCGCGGCACGGCTCGGGCGACGCGCAGGCGGCGCTCGGCGTCGCGCTGCTCGGCGCCCGCGAGCCGGGGCTGCGCGACGAGGGCTTCGGCTGGCTGGAGACCGCCGCGCATGGCGGCGCGCGCGACGGCAAGGCGCCCGCCAGCGCGCGCGCCGCGCAGCTCGCGCTCGGCAAGGCGCTGCTGCTCGGCAGCGGCGTCGCGCGCGACTACCCGCGCGCGCTGGCGCTGCTGCGCCCGGTCGCGGCCGCGGGCGACCCCGCCGCCGGCTACTATCTCGGGCTCATGTATCGCAGCGGCTACGGCACGCCGGCCGATCCGGCCGCCGCCGCGCGCTGGTTCGAGCAGGCGGCGCGCCAGGGCATCCCGGCCGCGCAGTTCATGCTCGCGAACGCCTATCGCGACGGCAGCGGCGTGCCGCGCGACGAGGCGCGCGCGCTCGAACTGTACCGGCACGCGGCCGACCATGAGTTGCCCGAGGCCGTGCAGACGCTCGCGATGGCGTATCGCAACGGCGAACTGGGGCTCGCGCGCGACGAGGCCGAGTACCACGCCCAGTGGATCGAGACCGCGCACGCGCTCAAGCATCCGGTGAGCGCGCCCTGA
- a CDS encoding biotin--[acetyl-CoA-carboxylase] ligase — MTATPLPAHATIDLVRIGSLLVAAQPPWPLDVVAATGSTNADLAQQLKALPRTREALPRPIVRVAYEQTAGRGRQGRPWFAQPGNALLCSVGCVLPRPVEQLGGLSLAVGVALAEGLSALPLEAGHGVALKWPNDLLGTFTANGATGLTGKLAGILIETVWHTRDATAAVIGFGINVRGAEAVAADVAALRASNATLASGLPPTALSSAWPAANLTDTLAAALNALSPALALFGTQGFAPFRARWNALHAHADREVMLLEQGVEIARGTATGVDDTGQLLLDTATGRQVIAAGDISLREPGSRP, encoded by the coding sequence ATGACAGCCACTCCCCTGCCCGCTCACGCGACCATCGATCTGGTGCGCATCGGCTCGCTGCTCGTCGCCGCGCAACCGCCCTGGCCGCTCGATGTCGTCGCCGCCACCGGCTCGACCAATGCCGACCTCGCGCAACAACTGAAGGCGCTGCCGCGCACGCGCGAGGCGCTGCCCCGGCCGATCGTCCGGGTCGCCTACGAACAGACCGCCGGCCGCGGCCGCCAGGGCCGCCCCTGGTTCGCGCAGCCCGGCAACGCGCTGCTGTGCTCGGTCGGCTGCGTGCTGCCGCGCCCCGTGGAGCAGCTCGGCGGCCTGAGCCTCGCGGTCGGCGTCGCGCTCGCCGAAGGGCTCTCGGCCCTGCCGCTCGAAGCCGGCCACGGCGTCGCGCTCAAATGGCCCAACGACCTGCTCGGCACCTTCACCGCGAACGGCGCGACCGGCCTCACGGGCAAGCTCGCCGGCATCCTGATCGAAACCGTCTGGCACACCCGCGACGCGACCGCCGCCGTGATCGGCTTCGGCATCAACGTGCGCGGCGCGGAAGCGGTCGCGGCCGACGTCGCCGCGCTGCGCGCGAGCAACGCGACGCTCGCCAGCGGGCTGCCGCCCACCGCGCTGTCGTCCGCGTGGCCCGCCGCGAACCTCACCGATACGCTCGCCGCCGCGCTCAACGCACTGTCGCCCGCGCTCGCGCTGTTCGGCACGCAGGGGTTCGCGCCGTTCCGCGCGCGCTGGAACGCGCTGCATGCGCATGCGGACCGCGAGGTCATGCTGCTCGAACAAGGCGTCGAGATCGCGCGCGGCACCGCGACGGGCGTCGACGACACGGGCCAGTTGCTGCTCGACACCGCCACCGGCCGTCAGGTGATCGCCGCCGGCGACATCTCGCTGCGGGAGCCCGGGAGTCGTCCGTGA
- a CDS encoding ABC transporter ATP-binding protein produces MATNDLVIEVHDLSKRYGRNVVHEHLDFDVRQGEIVSIVGGSGSGKTTLVRQILGLERPTSGTIKVFGQDNATIDADSARVMRNRSGMLFQQGALFSSMTVFDNIAQPLRELGKIPEDLLHDIVMLKLEMVGLPCKHASKMPAALSGGMVKRVGIARAIALEPELLFLDEPTAGLDPQASDEFVELIATLHRTLGLTVVMVTHDLDTMVALSTRVAVIADRKVLVAAPVEAVANVDHPFIHEYFLGLRGRRALQALPPERRAKLPKAALAPALSSVEL; encoded by the coding sequence ATGGCGACCAACGACCTCGTGATCGAAGTGCACGACCTGTCGAAGCGCTACGGGCGCAACGTCGTGCACGAGCACCTGGATTTCGACGTGCGGCAGGGCGAGATCGTGTCGATCGTCGGCGGCTCCGGGTCGGGCAAGACCACGCTGGTGCGCCAGATCCTCGGGCTCGAACGGCCGACGTCCGGCACCATCAAGGTGTTCGGCCAGGACAACGCGACCATCGACGCGGATTCCGCGCGGGTCATGCGCAACCGGTCCGGCATGCTGTTCCAGCAGGGCGCGCTGTTCTCGTCGATGACGGTGTTCGACAACATCGCGCAGCCGCTGCGCGAGCTGGGCAAGATCCCGGAAGACCTGCTGCACGATATCGTGATGCTGAAGCTCGAGATGGTCGGGCTGCCGTGCAAGCATGCGTCGAAGATGCCGGCCGCGCTGTCGGGCGGGATGGTGAAGCGGGTGGGGATCGCGCGCGCGATCGCGCTCGAGCCCGAGCTGCTGTTCCTCGACGAGCCGACGGCGGGCCTCGATCCGCAGGCGTCGGACGAATTCGTCGAGCTGATCGCGACGCTGCATCGCACGCTGGGCCTCACGGTCGTGATGGTCACGCACGATCTCGACACGATGGTCGCGCTGTCGACGCGGGTCGCGGTGATCGCGGACCGCAAGGTGCTGGTGGCCGCGCCCGTCGAGGCGGTCGCGAACGTCGATCATCCGTTCATCCACGAGTATTTTCTGGGCCTGCGCGGCCGGCGCGCGCTGCAGGCGTTGCCGCCCGAGCGGCGTGCGAAGCTGCCGAAGGCCGCGCTCGCGCCGGCGCTGTCGAGTGTCGAGTTGTAG
- a CDS encoding MlaE family ABC transporter permease, producing MDFQTPPGLSVETGSQGKTVRLSGQWTALALALDRDRGGAARRVAGLARHPVREWDLSAIERLDHVGGQALWRVWGHRLPADIALTDTQRIVFERIQRLDEGREPPEPVVHAGPVTRLGLALFKFGEHLRGAITMFGSVMLDLLGVLRRPRTMPWTEFSASIYSAGTQALPITALVAFLIGIVLSYLSAQQLQMFGANRYIVNILGLSVIRELGPVLSAILVAGRSGSAITARIGVMRVTEELDAMRVMGIPHGLRIILPRVLALGVAMPLLVMWTNIVALSGGALAAKLVLGIDVSYFVRSLPGVVPIANLWIGLGKGIVFGMLIALVACHFGFRIKANSQSLGEGTTTSVVTSITVVILADAVFAILFQNVGLG from the coding sequence TTGGATTTCCAGACACCTCCGGGCCTGTCGGTCGAGACCGGCAGCCAAGGCAAGACCGTGCGGCTTTCCGGCCAGTGGACGGCGCTCGCGCTCGCGCTCGATCGCGACCGGGGCGGCGCCGCGCGCCGCGTGGCCGGGCTCGCGCGCCATCCGGTGCGCGAGTGGGACCTGTCCGCCATCGAGCGGCTCGACCACGTCGGCGGCCAGGCGCTGTGGCGCGTGTGGGGCCACCGGCTGCCCGCCGACATCGCGCTGACCGACACCCAGCGGATCGTGTTCGAGCGGATCCAGCGGCTCGACGAGGGGCGCGAGCCGCCCGAGCCCGTCGTGCACGCCGGGCCGGTCACGCGCCTCGGGCTCGCGCTGTTCAAGTTCGGCGAGCACCTGCGCGGCGCGATCACGATGTTCGGCAGCGTGATGCTCGACCTGCTCGGGGTGCTGCGCCGGCCGCGCACGATGCCGTGGACCGAGTTCTCCGCGAGCATCTACAGCGCGGGCACGCAGGCGCTGCCGATCACGGCGCTCGTCGCGTTCCTGATCGGCATCGTGCTCAGCTACCTGTCCGCGCAGCAGCTGCAGATGTTCGGCGCGAACCGCTATATCGTGAACATCCTCGGGCTGTCGGTGATCCGCGAGCTGGGGCCGGTGCTGTCGGCGATCCTGGTCGCGGGCCGCTCGGGCTCGGCGATCACCGCGCGGATCGGCGTGATGCGCGTCACCGAGGAGCTCGACGCGATGCGCGTGATGGGGATCCCGCACGGCTTGCGGATCATCCTGCCGCGGGTGCTCGCGCTCGGCGTCGCGATGCCGCTCCTCGTGATGTGGACCAACATCGTCGCGCTGTCGGGCGGCGCGCTCGCCGCGAAGCTCGTGCTGGGCATCGACGTCAGTTACTTCGTGCGCTCGCTGCCGGGCGTGGTGCCGATCGCGAACCTGTGGATCGGGCTCGGCAAGGGCATCGTGTTCGGGATGCTGATCGCGCTCGTCGCCTGCCACTTCGGCTTCCGGATCAAGGCGAATTCGCAGAGCCTCGGCGAGGGCACGACGACCTCGGTCGTCACCTCGATCACGGTCGTGATCCTGGCCGACGCGGTGTTCGCGATCCTGTTCCAGAACGTGGGGCTCGGCTGA
- a CDS encoding bifunctional 2',3'-cyclic-nucleotide 2'-phosphodiesterase/3'-nucleotidase, translating to MLFPPLSRPRLPAVAALASLAFLAACNSDGTSSPAQPPAAQAPAVGTKATVAVLETTDLHTNVLSYDYFKLAADNSLGFERVATLIAQARAQYPNTLLFDNGDTIQGTALADYQALVSPVSCDQTLAIYKVMNAAKFDGGGIGNHEFNYGLPYLSQVTGNTFNVAGMPDPAQQKKCAGPDFPQVLANVVSAKTNAPLFQPYTIITRTVTATAPDGSTVSAPVKVGIIGFTPPAIMNWDKRWLDGKVYTRGLKETAEQYVPEMRAKGADLIVAISHGGLDNSAYSPTMENGSWWLSTVPGIDAMLIGHSHQVFPDATSTVGQFNLPGVDKVKGTVNGVPTVMANFWGKHLGVIKLGLAYDGKRWNVDKSQTTVEARSIQNADKSYVAADPSVSKAIATEHQATIDYVKTPVGRTDYRMTSYFADVGDPGAIQIVNEAQADYVATYVQANLPQYATLPVLSVSAPFKSGFGGGNDFTDVAPGALAINNAADLYLYPNTVYAVKVSGADLKNWLETAAKRFNTIDPTKPTVQKLVSAFPGYNFDMFTSADLSYEIDVTQAPGGRIKNLLYKGAPLDPNAQFIVATNNYRASGGGNFPGLDGSKTIFASPDANRDVLIAYIKKRVNITRTADGSARSWRFTKLAGSVAHVQFASAPNLLAEATKAGLIGITQVAADDGTGKNLATYEIDLTQ from the coding sequence ATGCTCTTCCCGCCGTTGTCCCGCCCGCGTCTGCCGGCCGTCGCCGCGCTCGCGTCCCTCGCGTTCCTCGCCGCCTGCAACAGCGACGGCACCAGCTCGCCCGCCCAGCCGCCCGCCGCGCAAGCGCCCGCCGTCGGCACCAAGGCGACGGTCGCGGTGCTCGAGACGACCGACCTGCACACCAACGTGCTGTCGTACGACTATTTCAAGCTCGCGGCCGACAACTCGCTCGGCTTCGAGCGGGTCGCGACGCTGATCGCGCAGGCGCGCGCGCAGTATCCGAACACGCTGCTGTTCGACAACGGCGACACGATCCAGGGCACGGCGCTCGCCGACTACCAGGCGCTCGTGAGCCCGGTGTCGTGCGACCAGACGCTCGCGATCTACAAGGTGATGAACGCGGCGAAGTTCGACGGCGGCGGGATCGGCAACCACGAATTCAACTACGGGCTGCCGTACCTGTCGCAGGTCACGGGCAACACCTTCAACGTGGCCGGCATGCCGGACCCGGCGCAGCAGAAGAAGTGCGCGGGCCCGGATTTCCCGCAGGTGCTCGCCAACGTGGTGAGCGCGAAGACCAACGCGCCGCTGTTCCAGCCCTACACGATCATCACCCGGACGGTCACCGCGACGGCGCCCGACGGCAGCACCGTGAGCGCGCCCGTGAAGGTCGGCATCATCGGCTTCACGCCGCCCGCGATCATGAACTGGGACAAGCGCTGGCTCGACGGCAAGGTCTACACGCGCGGCCTGAAAGAAACCGCCGAGCAGTACGTGCCGGAAATGCGCGCGAAGGGCGCGGACCTGATCGTCGCGATCTCGCACGGCGGCCTCGACAACTCGGCGTACTCGCCGACGATGGAGAACGGCAGCTGGTGGCTGTCCACCGTGCCGGGCATCGATGCGATGCTGATCGGCCACTCGCACCAGGTGTTCCCGGATGCGACGAGCACGGTCGGCCAGTTCAACCTGCCGGGCGTCGACAAGGTCAAGGGCACGGTCAACGGCGTGCCGACCGTGATGGCGAACTTCTGGGGCAAGCACCTCGGCGTGATCAAGCTCGGGCTCGCCTATGACGGCAAGCGCTGGAACGTCGACAAGTCGCAGACCACGGTCGAGGCGCGCTCGATCCAGAACGCCGACAAGTCGTACGTGGCGGCCGACCCGTCGGTGTCGAAGGCGATCGCGACCGAGCATCAGGCGACCATCGACTACGTGAAGACGCCCGTCGGCCGCACCGACTACCGCATGACCAGCTACTTCGCCGACGTCGGCGATCCGGGCGCGATCCAGATCGTCAACGAGGCGCAGGCCGACTACGTGGCGACCTACGTGCAGGCCAACCTGCCGCAGTATGCGACGCTGCCGGTGCTGTCGGTGAGCGCGCCGTTCAAGAGCGGCTTCGGCGGCGGCAACGACTTCACCGACGTCGCGCCGGGCGCGCTCGCGATCAACAACGCGGCCGACCTGTACCTGTACCCGAACACCGTGTACGCGGTGAAGGTGAGCGGCGCGGACCTGAAGAACTGGCTCGAGACCGCGGCGAAGCGCTTCAACACGATCGATCCGACCAAGCCGACCGTGCAGAAGCTCGTCAGCGCTTTCCCCGGCTACAACTTCGACATGTTCACGTCGGCCGACCTGAGCTACGAGATCGACGTCACGCAGGCGCCGGGCGGCCGCATCAAGAACCTGCTGTACAAGGGCGCGCCGCTCGATCCGAACGCGCAGTTCATCGTCGCGACCAACAACTACCGCGCGAGCGGTGGCGGCAACTTCCCGGGCCTCGACGGCAGCAAGACGATCTTCGCGTCGCCGGATGCGAACCGCGACGTGCTGATCGCGTACATCAAGAAGCGCGTCAACATCACGCGCACGGCCGATGGCTCGGCGCGCAGCTGGCGCTTCACGAAGCTCGCCGGTTCGGTCGCGCACGTGCAGTTCGCGTCGGCGCCGAACCTGCTCGCGGAAGCGACCAAGGCCGGCCTGATCGGCATCACGCAGGTGGCGGCCGACGACGGCACGGGCAAGAACCTCGCGACCTATGAAATCGACCTGACGCAATGA